From a region of the Spelaeicoccus albus genome:
- a CDS encoding Fe-S oxidoreductase, producing MKRMKRVNYAASQAIGHAASLYSACLGGRSRWIDGIRVCTGVPTWAYPRGGVCWGDTVVTGSDPRLLTHERLRHEKVHRDQWRRYGLAFPIRYFAAGNNPLTNKYEREAGLGDGGYTP from the coding sequence GTGAAACGTATGAAACGGGTCAACTACGCAGCGTCGCAGGCAATCGGACACGCGGCGAGCCTCTATTCCGCTTGCCTGGGCGGCAGGAGCCGGTGGATCGACGGCATCCGCGTGTGCACCGGCGTCCCGACGTGGGCATATCCGCGCGGCGGCGTGTGCTGGGGCGACACCGTCGTCACCGGGAGCGACCCGCGACTGCTCACACATGAGCGCCTCCGGCACGAAAAAGTCCATCGCGACCAATGGCGCCGCTACGGACTTGCCTTTCCGATCCGCTACTTCGCCGCCGGCAATAACCCGCTGACGAACAAATACGAGCGCGAAGCCGGGCTGGGCGACGGCGGTTACACGCCGTAA
- a CDS encoding FUSC family protein, with the protein MVYFSGLRLGRVDFEAAFRASISMLAPLLVLYAFGDLQLSAYATFGAFTSLYGRYEAYRQRITTVAVAGLALLTVISTATVAAAFDWPAPVRLAALFIITAGGVVLSSVMRWIPFGPIFYVFGFSVCVIIPTSPSQVLPRIGLAAAAAAFSWLVCMSGWMVRRRAPDTVRRRLRTLTSSPRAPGAASDPVVYGVALETTVALAVALWLASLTTLGHGYWAAVTVAATLPRPYAPHAFTRIFHRVLGTAAGVVVAGMYLYLQPPLLVVILVIGVCQFGAEIFVGKIYGVALLFITPLALSVGKLSTAMSTESLLTDRLFETLIGGVVAAIVVWIVKFVGRYRTPVAGTD; encoded by the coding sequence GTGGTCTACTTCTCCGGTTTGCGGCTCGGCCGTGTCGATTTTGAGGCCGCATTCCGCGCGAGCATCTCCATGCTGGCGCCATTGCTCGTGCTGTATGCCTTTGGGGACCTGCAACTGAGCGCGTATGCCACGTTTGGTGCGTTCACGAGCCTGTACGGACGCTATGAGGCCTATCGGCAGCGCATCACCACCGTGGCGGTTGCCGGGCTGGCGCTCTTGACCGTGATCTCGACCGCTACTGTCGCGGCCGCATTCGACTGGCCGGCGCCGGTGCGTCTTGCCGCACTATTCATCATTACGGCCGGCGGCGTCGTCCTGAGCAGCGTCATGCGGTGGATCCCGTTCGGACCGATCTTTTACGTCTTCGGCTTCAGCGTGTGCGTCATCATTCCGACGAGTCCGTCGCAGGTGCTGCCGCGGATCGGACTGGCCGCAGCGGCCGCAGCGTTCTCGTGGCTCGTGTGCATGTCCGGATGGATGGTGCGGCGCCGGGCACCGGACACCGTGCGACGGCGACTGCGCACTTTGACGTCGTCGCCGCGCGCACCGGGGGCCGCCTCCGACCCGGTGGTGTACGGCGTTGCTCTGGAAACGACAGTGGCATTGGCTGTGGCGTTGTGGCTGGCGTCGTTGACGACTTTGGGGCACGGGTACTGGGCGGCCGTCACGGTAGCCGCCACGCTGCCGAGACCGTACGCGCCGCACGCATTTACCCGGATCTTTCACCGCGTGCTCGGCACGGCGGCGGGCGTTGTCGTGGCGGGAATGTACTTGTACCTGCAGCCTCCGTTGCTCGTGGTGATCTTGGTGATCGGCGTCTGCCAGTTCGGCGCCGAAATCTTCGTCGGGAAGATTTATGGGGTGGCGCTGCTGTTCATTACTCCGCTGGCGTTGTCGGTCGGAAAACTCAGCACGGCCATGTCGACCGAGAGCTTGTTGACGGACCGACTCTTCGAGACGCTGATCGGCGGGGTCGTAGCGGCGATAGTCGTTTGGATCGTCAAATTTGTTGGCCGGTATCGAACGCCCGTCGCCGGCACCGACTGA
- a CDS encoding Fpg/Nei family DNA glycosylase has product MPEGHSIHRLSRAFDELFGGTPLAASSPQGRFAAGAALLDGLPLTAAEAYGKQLFLGFGGTPTGPERWLRVHLGLYGAWTFTGTDSFAGPHAIGAPRRRIGEADTAVAGDTGSVDDDGRFVPPAPRGAVRLRLVGRDGCADLTGPSACEVVTGPEKREVIAKLGPDPLRKDTGAAAEFAARIRARRVAAGALLMDQTVAAGVGNIFRAESLFLCGVNPYRPGRDVTDGEARELWTTLARLMRRGVRTGTINSTGRKTVPFFVYHRAGEPCLRCGTPVREALMQARRLFWCPGCQP; this is encoded by the coding sequence ATGCCCGAAGGACATTCCATCCACCGCTTGAGCCGAGCATTCGACGAACTGTTCGGCGGAACGCCGCTCGCGGCGTCCAGCCCGCAAGGCAGGTTTGCCGCCGGTGCTGCGCTGCTCGACGGGTTGCCCTTGACTGCCGCCGAGGCGTACGGCAAACAGCTCTTCTTAGGGTTCGGCGGGACGCCGACCGGCCCGGAGCGGTGGCTGCGAGTCCACTTGGGCCTATACGGAGCCTGGACCTTCACGGGTACCGATTCGTTTGCCGGACCGCACGCGATCGGCGCCCCGCGGCGACGGATTGGTGAGGCGGACACCGCAGTTGCCGGAGACACCGGGAGCGTTGACGACGACGGCCGATTCGTACCGCCGGCTCCGCGCGGAGCGGTCCGGCTTCGACTTGTCGGACGCGACGGATGCGCCGATCTGACCGGGCCGTCGGCGTGCGAGGTCGTCACCGGCCCCGAGAAGCGGGAGGTCATCGCCAAGCTCGGGCCGGATCCGCTCCGGAAGGACACGGGCGCCGCCGCGGAATTCGCCGCTCGGATCCGCGCGCGCCGCGTCGCCGCCGGGGCGCTGTTGATGGACCAAACGGTCGCCGCCGGCGTCGGCAACATTTTTCGCGCCGAATCGCTGTTTTTGTGCGGTGTGAACCCGTATCGCCCCGGAAGGGACGTCACGGACGGCGAGGCGCGCGAGCTCTGGACGACGCTGGCGCGGCTGATGCGACGCGGCGTCCGGACCGGAACCATCAACTCGACCGGCCGGAAAACGGTACCGTTCTTCGTTTACCACCGCGCGGGTGAGCCGTGTCTTCGGTGCGGTACGCCCGTGCGTGAGGCACTCATGCAGGCCCGCCGGCTCTTCTGGTGCCCCGGCTGCCAGCCGTAA
- a CDS encoding glutathione S-transferase family protein, producing the protein MADDTTPPDNAGTYVTPGETYDRDTRYISDRIAADGDYPVEAGRYRLIVARACPWANRAIIVRRLLGLEDALSMGICGPTHDQRSWTFDLDPGGVDSVLGIERLQQAYFTRFPDYPRGITVPAIVDIPTGAVVTNDFPQITLDLSTEWTAYHRDGAPNLYPDKLRDEIDEVAQLVYKDVNNGVYRAGFAGSQGAYETAYDRLFARLDWLEERLTNQRYLVGETITEADVRLFTTLARFDAVYHGHFKCNRSKLSEMPVLWAYARDLFQTPGFGDTTDFNHIKRHYYIVHSDVNPTGIVPKGPDLSGWLAPHHREELGGRPFGDGTPPGPVAAGEEVPAAHRASAGEVTADA; encoded by the coding sequence ATGGCTGACGACACCACTCCCCCCGACAACGCAGGCACCTATGTGACGCCCGGTGAGACCTACGACCGCGACACACGGTACATTTCCGACCGGATCGCGGCCGACGGCGACTATCCGGTGGAAGCGGGCAGGTACCGGCTGATCGTCGCCCGCGCATGCCCCTGGGCCAACCGGGCAATCATCGTGCGTCGGCTGCTCGGCCTGGAAGATGCCTTGTCGATGGGGATCTGCGGGCCCACACACGACCAGCGCAGCTGGACATTCGATCTCGATCCGGGCGGCGTCGACTCGGTGTTGGGCATCGAACGGCTCCAGCAGGCGTATTTCACCCGGTTCCCGGATTATCCGCGCGGCATCACGGTTCCGGCCATTGTCGACATCCCGACCGGCGCCGTCGTGACGAACGACTTTCCGCAAATCACTCTCGATTTGTCGACCGAATGGACGGCGTACCATCGGGACGGCGCGCCGAACCTGTACCCCGACAAGCTCCGCGACGAAATCGACGAGGTCGCCCAGCTGGTCTACAAGGACGTCAACAACGGCGTGTACCGGGCCGGATTCGCCGGATCGCAGGGAGCGTACGAAACCGCCTACGACAGACTGTTCGCCCGGCTCGATTGGCTCGAGGAACGGCTGACGAACCAGCGTTATCTGGTCGGCGAGACCATCACGGAGGCCGATGTCCGGCTGTTCACCACGCTGGCCCGCTTCGACGCCGTCTACCACGGGCATTTCAAATGCAACAGGTCGAAGCTCTCCGAGATGCCGGTCCTGTGGGCCTATGCCCGCGACCTGTTCCAGACTCCGGGCTTCGGCGACACGACCGATTTCAACCACATCAAACGGCATTACTACATCGTGCACTCCGATGTGAATCCGACGGGCATCGTGCCGAAGGGCCCCGATCTGTCCGGCTGGCTCGCGCCGCATCACCGCGAGGAGCTCGGCGGCCGTCCGTTCGGCGACGGTACTCCGCCCGGCCCGGTCGCCGCCGGCGAAGAGGTTCCGGCCGCGCATCGGGCGTCTGCCGGCGAGGTCACGGCGGACGCCTAA
- a CDS encoding PIG-L deacetylase family protein, translating to MTEQLKPLPDDWQRALVVMAHPDDPEYGVAAAVAVWTAAGKDVRYVLATKGEAGIAGMPPDESGPLRADEQRRACSHVGVSALEFLDYPDGRIEEGLQLRRDIAAQIRRHRPELVVTLNHRDAGWRPGGWNTADHRAVGRSVLDAVADAANEWIFPELTEEPWAGVRWIAVAGPEVTHAVEVAAGIESAVASLAEHRRYLEALSADPVPDQARRQVEMVTAPREDFGGRRAVAVELFGDI from the coding sequence ATGACCGAGCAGCTGAAGCCGTTACCGGATGACTGGCAGCGCGCGCTTGTCGTGATGGCCCATCCGGACGATCCCGAATACGGCGTTGCGGCCGCTGTCGCGGTTTGGACGGCGGCCGGTAAGGACGTGCGGTACGTGTTGGCCACGAAGGGCGAGGCAGGAATCGCCGGTATGCCGCCGGATGAATCGGGGCCGCTACGCGCCGACGAACAACGTCGCGCCTGCTCACACGTGGGCGTGTCGGCGTTGGAATTCCTCGACTATCCGGACGGGCGCATCGAAGAAGGTCTTCAACTGCGCCGTGATATCGCTGCGCAGATCCGCCGGCATCGTCCCGAACTCGTCGTCACGCTGAACCATCGGGACGCCGGCTGGCGGCCCGGGGGCTGGAATACCGCCGATCATCGTGCCGTCGGCAGGTCCGTGCTGGACGCCGTCGCCGACGCCGCCAACGAATGGATCTTTCCCGAGCTCACCGAGGAGCCGTGGGCCGGCGTCCGCTGGATCGCGGTAGCCGGGCCGGAAGTCACGCACGCCGTCGAGGTCGCCGCGGGCATTGAGTCGGCCGTGGCGTCGCTGGCCGAGCACCGTCGGTATCTCGAAGCACTCTCGGCCGATCCGGTGCCGGATCAGGCCCGGCGGCAGGTCGAAATGGTCACGGCGCCGCGTGAGGACTTCGGCGGCCGGCGCGCCGTCGCCGTCGAATTGTTCGGCGACATCTGA
- a CDS encoding MFS transporter — protein MTEQSTHGAPTSLADPRVRTTVVVMFALDFLTAFELFAVTTAMPTMARELHGIELYGLAFAAPLTMSIFALTVGGVWNDRSGPGVPLQVGIVVFSAGLLSVGFSPNMWVVVAGRSLQGLGTGLVAVSLYVVVGRLFPGELQPKLFAVLSAAWVLPGLVGPALAGFVTATVGWRWIFLAVPVLALAGLFALRPSVGRLRAAVDGPRSAVGRKPLWAVGAAAGVFLFSRGGERADAWWPVELAVAACIVIVTVPRLMPAGVWRAVRGIPSVVAMRGLIAAAFGIAEVFIPLLLTDARGFGPAMAGLALSIGSVAWFCGAWLAGRGKIRVPVRMPVAAAFLTVGIAGALLPVFQPVPVAVGLVFWAMAGTGMGLAYPTLAVLILRYSPQSEHGVNSSALQLSEAIGQSIAFAGTGALFAAILAMSPRLGFIAAFAVAVVIGIAALAVSRRTVVGDV, from the coding sequence ATGACTGAGCAATCGACGCATGGTGCGCCGACGTCGCTTGCCGACCCCCGGGTCCGAACGACTGTCGTGGTGATGTTCGCCCTGGATTTTCTCACGGCTTTTGAATTGTTCGCAGTCACGACCGCGATGCCGACAATGGCGCGTGAGCTGCATGGGATCGAGCTCTATGGGCTCGCATTCGCCGCGCCGCTGACCATGAGCATTTTCGCGCTCACGGTCGGGGGCGTGTGGAACGACAGGTCGGGGCCGGGAGTGCCGCTGCAAGTGGGCATCGTCGTCTTTTCGGCCGGACTGCTCTCCGTCGGGTTCAGCCCGAACATGTGGGTGGTCGTCGCCGGTAGATCATTGCAGGGCCTTGGCACGGGACTTGTGGCAGTCAGCCTTTACGTGGTCGTTGGCCGCCTGTTCCCTGGAGAACTGCAGCCGAAGCTCTTTGCCGTGTTGAGCGCTGCCTGGGTGTTGCCGGGACTTGTCGGACCGGCACTGGCCGGGTTCGTCACGGCGACGGTGGGGTGGCGGTGGATATTCCTGGCCGTTCCGGTGCTCGCGCTTGCCGGGCTTTTCGCGCTCCGGCCCTCGGTCGGACGGCTGCGGGCTGCCGTCGATGGACCGCGGTCGGCTGTCGGGCGCAAGCCGCTGTGGGCGGTGGGAGCCGCGGCGGGCGTGTTCTTGTTCAGCCGTGGGGGTGAGCGTGCCGACGCGTGGTGGCCGGTCGAATTGGCAGTCGCCGCCTGCATAGTGATTGTGACGGTGCCCCGGCTGATGCCGGCCGGAGTGTGGCGGGCCGTCCGCGGTATCCCGAGCGTGGTGGCCATGCGCGGGCTGATTGCCGCGGCGTTCGGAATCGCCGAAGTGTTCATACCGTTGCTGCTCACCGATGCGCGCGGATTCGGGCCGGCCATGGCCGGCTTGGCCCTGAGCATCGGCTCGGTGGCATGGTTTTGCGGCGCGTGGTTGGCCGGCCGCGGCAAGATACGCGTTCCGGTGCGGATGCCGGTAGCCGCCGCATTTTTGACTGTCGGTATTGCCGGCGCGCTGTTGCCGGTGTTCCAACCGGTGCCCGTCGCGGTCGGATTGGTCTTTTGGGCAATGGCCGGAACCGGAATGGGCCTTGCATATCCGACGCTGGCGGTGCTCATCTTGCGGTATTCGCCCCAATCGGAGCACGGTGTCAACAGCTCCGCGCTGCAGCTGTCCGAAGCTATTGGACAATCGATCGCCTTTGCCGGCACGGGGGCGCTTTTCGCGGCGATTTTGGCGATGTCGCCGAGGCTGGGATTTATTGCGGCGTTTGCGGTTGCCGTCGTCATCGGCATTGCGGCACTAGCTGTCTCGCGGCGCACCGTGGTAGGAGATGTGTAG
- a CDS encoding aldehyde dehydrogenase family protein, whose translation MDTSAQSSIADAVDDARRAFAESRSKPVRWRLAQLDALETMLTHQTADFEAALQHDLAKNPTESWLTEIGFVVGEIAHTKKHLRSWLAPRRTRVPASLQPGTATVLREPLGVVLVIAPWNYPIQLALGPLVGALAAGNTAVVKPSELAPATAAAIAKYLPAYLDEDAVRVVQGGPEETSELLTHRFDHIFYTGNGRVGRLVMEAAAKHLTPVTLELGGKSPVFIDESVDLPAAADRIAWGKFLNAGQTCVAPDYVLGTARTLEKLAPLLAVSIQRMFGRDPSTSADYGRIVSDKHFHRLSAFVPVGTPGGPAGFGEPDQRTRYLPPTVLPRTAPDAAVMREEIFGPVLPLVEVDGPHQAIAMINAGDKPLSLYVFSNDRSVRKTFTYGTSSGGLGFNVPVAHLMVPDLPFGGVGGSGMGRYHGEYSVDTFSHQKAIFSKPLLPDTLAAVYPPFSRVKDVLIRRVIAPMRRAKGG comes from the coding sequence ATGGACACCAGCGCGCAGTCATCGATCGCCGACGCAGTGGACGACGCGCGCCGGGCATTCGCCGAGTCCCGCAGCAAGCCCGTCCGTTGGCGTCTGGCCCAGCTCGACGCGCTGGAGACCATGCTGACGCACCAGACCGCCGACTTCGAAGCTGCGTTGCAGCACGACCTCGCCAAAAACCCTACCGAATCCTGGCTGACCGAGATCGGGTTCGTCGTCGGCGAGATCGCGCACACGAAAAAGCACCTCCGATCGTGGCTGGCCCCGCGCCGCACGCGCGTACCGGCCAGCCTGCAACCCGGCACGGCAACGGTCTTGCGCGAGCCGCTCGGCGTCGTCCTGGTCATCGCACCGTGGAACTATCCGATACAGCTGGCCCTCGGCCCCCTCGTCGGAGCGCTGGCAGCCGGCAACACGGCAGTGGTCAAGCCGAGCGAGCTGGCGCCTGCCACCGCAGCAGCCATCGCCAAATACCTGCCCGCGTATCTGGACGAGGACGCCGTCCGCGTCGTGCAGGGCGGGCCCGAGGAGACCTCCGAGCTGCTTACCCACCGCTTCGACCACATTTTCTACACCGGTAACGGACGGGTCGGTCGCCTTGTCATGGAAGCCGCAGCCAAGCACCTCACGCCCGTGACGCTCGAGCTCGGCGGAAAATCGCCGGTGTTCATCGACGAATCGGTGGACTTGCCTGCTGCGGCCGACCGCATTGCCTGGGGCAAGTTTCTCAACGCCGGCCAAACGTGCGTGGCACCCGATTACGTACTCGGCACCGCACGCACTTTGGAAAAGCTCGCACCGCTCCTGGCGGTCTCTATTCAGCGCATGTTCGGCCGCGACCCCTCGACCAGCGCCGATTACGGGCGGATCGTCAGCGACAAGCATTTCCACCGGCTGTCGGCATTCGTCCCGGTCGGCACACCGGGAGGGCCGGCCGGGTTCGGCGAGCCGGATCAGCGGACGCGGTATCTGCCGCCGACGGTGCTTCCGCGAACGGCCCCCGACGCGGCGGTCATGCGCGAAGAGATCTTCGGCCCCGTCCTGCCGCTCGTCGAGGTCGACGGGCCGCACCAGGCAATCGCCATGATCAACGCCGGCGACAAGCCGCTGTCGCTGTACGTGTTCAGCAACGACAGGTCGGTGCGGAAGACGTTCACGTACGGCACGTCGTCCGGCGGTCTTGGATTCAACGTGCCGGTCGCGCATCTGATGGTGCCGGATTTGCCGTTCGGCGGCGTCGGCGGATCCGGGATGGGCAGGTATCACGGCGAATATTCGGTCGACACATTCAGCCACCAGAAGGCAATTTTCTCCAAGCCGCTGCTCCCGGACACGCTTGCCGCCGTCTACCCGCCGTTCTCACGGGTCAAGGACGTGTTGATTCGCCGCGTCATCGCCCCCATGCGCCGCGCGAAAGGTGGATAG
- a CDS encoding ROK family transcriptional regulator encodes MTDSEPRPSAPRHPGTNLAHLGDFNQAVVLDAVRRAPDGVSRTVLRDQTGLAAQTVSNIVRRLLDAGMVVESGKQTRGPGKPRTIVKLDPDGGYAAGVHLDPAVITCVLLDLAGATRARAAIPTPLDTDPHRIIALVADQVRRLVDESEIDRGRIAGIGIATPGPIDEDASEVVDPPLLFGWHRVPFRRILAEETSLAVESGKDTAAVAIGEMWAGSDTADDFVFFYVGTGFGVGVVHAGEVVRGTSGNAGEIGHIIVDPDGPPCECGLRGCLSACCMPSNLVREAESLGVIPDDRVSRSGPAISASFTRLCDAAGAGDERAGAILDTAADRVARGISVITNLLDVDRVVFGGPFWPRIADRFLARVPGIVDELAIGREFHSPRVDGTELGEDVGAIGAACLVLSRRLGVRSAKLRIGP; translated from the coding sequence ATGACGGACTCCGAGCCACGCCCTTCCGCGCCGAGGCATCCCGGCACGAACTTAGCGCACCTGGGCGACTTCAATCAGGCAGTGGTGCTGGACGCCGTACGGCGGGCTCCGGACGGCGTGAGCCGCACCGTGCTGCGCGACCAGACCGGCCTGGCCGCGCAGACGGTCTCGAACATCGTCCGGCGCCTGCTGGACGCCGGGATGGTCGTCGAGTCCGGTAAGCAGACCCGCGGACCCGGCAAGCCTCGCACGATCGTGAAGCTGGACCCGGACGGCGGGTACGCGGCCGGCGTCCACCTCGACCCGGCCGTCATCACGTGCGTGCTGCTCGACCTGGCCGGCGCGACGCGTGCGCGGGCGGCAATTCCGACCCCGCTGGACACCGATCCACATCGGATCATCGCGCTCGTGGCCGACCAAGTGCGCCGGCTTGTCGACGAATCGGAGATCGATCGCGGTCGCATCGCCGGCATCGGGATCGCCACGCCCGGCCCCATTGACGAAGATGCCTCCGAAGTGGTCGACCCGCCGCTGTTGTTCGGCTGGCACCGGGTGCCGTTCCGTCGCATCCTTGCCGAAGAGACGTCGCTTGCCGTGGAATCCGGCAAGGACACGGCTGCCGTGGCCATCGGCGAGATGTGGGCCGGAAGCGATACGGCAGACGATTTCGTCTTCTTTTACGTCGGAACCGGGTTCGGCGTCGGCGTCGTACACGCCGGTGAGGTGGTGCGCGGCACGTCCGGCAACGCCGGCGAGATCGGACATATCATCGTCGATCCGGACGGCCCACCGTGCGAATGCGGCTTACGCGGTTGCTTGTCGGCCTGCTGCATGCCCTCGAACCTGGTCCGTGAGGCCGAATCGCTCGGGGTGATCCCCGACGACCGGGTGTCGCGCAGCGGCCCGGCCATCAGCGCGAGCTTCACCCGGTTGTGCGACGCGGCCGGCGCCGGCGACGAGCGTGCCGGCGCGATCCTGGACACGGCGGCGGACCGGGTCGCTCGCGGCATCTCGGTGATCACGAATCTGCTCGACGTCGACCGGGTCGTCTTTGGCGGCCCCTTTTGGCCGCGGATCGCGGACCGGTTCTTGGCCAGGGTGCCGGGAATCGTCGATGAACTGGCAATTGGGCGCGAGTTCCATTCGCCCCGGGTCGACGGTACGGAGCTTGGCGAAGACGTCGGCGCCATCGGCGCGGCGTGTCTCGTACTCAGCCGCCGGCTCGGCGTCCGCTCGGCGAAGCTGCGGATCGGGCCCTGA
- a CDS encoding NAD-dependent epimerase/dehydratase family protein, whose translation MTVLVTGARGFLGGAVVRALLERGYAVRTFQRGRSELDGVDERRGSVADRGAVDAAMDGVDAVVHLAAKVSFHGRPSEFDDVNITGSANVVSAARAAGVERFVFVSTPSVAHAGDSLVGVGAGRADPDRARGDYARTKAVAELAALAADSAAMPIVAVRPHIVWGPGDTQLVARVVDRAKAGRLPLLGHGAALIDTTYVDNAADAIVAALRRVPDVHGEAFVVSNGEPRPVGDLLADICTAAGAPAPTLRVPAALARAAGGVVERVWRVRPGTDEPPMTRFLAEQLSTAHWFDQRRTREALAWRPRVSLDQGIERLAAYYAR comes from the coding sequence GTGACGGTACTGGTGACCGGCGCACGCGGCTTTCTGGGCGGAGCCGTCGTCCGGGCCCTGCTTGAGCGCGGGTACGCCGTGCGCACGTTCCAACGCGGCAGGTCCGAGTTGGACGGCGTGGACGAGCGGCGCGGCAGCGTCGCCGATCGCGGCGCTGTCGATGCCGCAATGGACGGCGTCGATGCCGTCGTGCATCTGGCCGCCAAGGTGTCGTTCCACGGCCGACCCAGCGAATTCGACGACGTCAACATCACCGGCTCGGCCAATGTCGTGTCGGCCGCCCGCGCCGCCGGAGTCGAACGATTCGTGTTCGTCTCGACGCCGTCCGTGGCCCATGCCGGCGATTCGCTGGTCGGAGTGGGCGCCGGCCGCGCCGACCCCGACCGGGCCCGCGGCGACTACGCCCGCACGAAAGCCGTCGCCGAGCTCGCCGCACTGGCGGCCGACTCCGCAGCGATGCCGATCGTTGCCGTGAGGCCTCATATTGTGTGGGGCCCGGGAGACACTCAGCTCGTCGCGCGCGTCGTCGACCGCGCCAAGGCCGGGCGTCTGCCGTTGCTCGGCCACGGCGCGGCGCTGATTGACACGACGTACGTGGACAACGCGGCGGACGCGATTGTCGCCGCCTTGCGCAGGGTTCCCGACGTACACGGCGAAGCCTTCGTCGTTTCCAACGGCGAGCCGAGACCGGTCGGCGACCTGTTGGCGGATATCTGCACTGCTGCCGGCGCTCCCGCGCCGACGTTGCGCGTACCCGCCGCGCTGGCCCGGGCCGCCGGGGGAGTCGTCGAGCGGGTGTGGCGGGTCCGTCCCGGAACCGACGAGCCGCCCATGACCCGCTTTCTGGCCGAGCAGTTGTCGACGGCGCACTGGTTCGATCAGCGGCGTACCAGGGAAGCCTTGGCCTGGCGCCCGCGCGTCAGTCTCGACCAGGGCATCGAACGGCTCGCCGCCTACTACGCCCGCTAA